A genomic segment from Bacteroidia bacterium encodes:
- a CDS encoding 2-hydroxyacyl-CoA dehydratase — MYEIKSTVNLKKVMKDYFTDFLKPGKVAWCTSVGPAELLRSFGFKVYFPENHGALLGATRLAGEYIPETVSMGYAGDICSYLTSDIGAYLKGETPLTKHYGLPSIPKPDLIVYNTNQCREVQDWFNYYGTRFNCPSVGIFPPRHISAITQSEIDDVARQMEELVPVCEKTSGVKFDIDRFREVLKKSKIATNLWKDVLATAKNTPAPLCFFDGAIHMGPIVVLRGTDVAVEYYRGLLQELNDNVKKGLGMIPGERTRMYWDGMPIWGKLRNLSDLFCANHSSVVASTYCNSWVFDAFDEKDPFRSSAEAYTVIFINRSEEAKFQLLKSIAEEYKVDGMVFHDAKTCFNNSNSRFGLPQRFSSATGIPSLVIEGDLCDLRFYSEGQSVTKLETFIEQLEGIKEIS; from the coding sequence AAAGTCATGAAAGACTACTTCACGGATTTTCTGAAACCCGGAAAGGTAGCCTGGTGTACAAGTGTGGGTCCTGCAGAATTACTCCGTTCCTTCGGGTTCAAAGTTTATTTCCCGGAAAACCACGGAGCTTTGCTTGGCGCAACCCGGCTGGCCGGAGAGTACATCCCGGAAACAGTAAGTATGGGATATGCGGGTGATATCTGCTCTTACCTTACTTCCGATATTGGCGCGTATTTGAAGGGAGAGACCCCGCTTACTAAGCATTATGGTCTTCCTTCCATCCCGAAACCGGATCTGATTGTTTACAATACAAACCAGTGCAGAGAGGTGCAGGATTGGTTCAACTATTACGGAACCCGTTTTAATTGTCCTTCTGTGGGAATTTTCCCGCCCCGTCATATCAGCGCCATTACGCAAAGTGAGATAGACGACGTAGCGCGTCAAATGGAGGAACTGGTACCGGTTTGTGAAAAAACCAGCGGCGTAAAATTCGATATCGACCGCTTCCGTGAAGTACTGAAGAAAAGCAAAATAGCTACCAACCTCTGGAAAGACGTGCTGGCTACTGCAAAAAACACACCTGCACCGCTTTGTTTTTTTGATGGCGCAATTCATATGGGGCCTATCGTTGTTCTTCGCGGAACAGATGTGGCCGTGGAGTATTACCGGGGATTGCTGCAGGAACTGAATGATAACGTGAAGAAGGGACTGGGAATGATTCCTGGAGAACGTACCAGAATGTATTGGGACGGCATGCCGATATGGGGGAAACTGCGGAATCTTTCCGATTTGTTTTGTGCAAATCATTCCAGTGTAGTTGCATCTACTTATTGCAATAGCTGGGTGTTCGATGCCTTCGATGAAAAGGATCCTTTCCGCTCATCAGCAGAGGCGTACACCGTTATTTTTATCAACCGCAGTGAGGAAGCTAAATTTCAGTTGCTGAAATCCATTGCGGAAGAATATAAAGTGGATGGAATGGTATTTCATGATGCGAAAACATGCTTTAACAATTCCAATTCAAGATTCGGACTGCCCCAGCGGTTTTCCTCCGCTACCGGAATTCCCTCCCTGGTTATTGAAGGCGACCTGTGTGATCTGAGATTTTATTCGGAGGGGCAATCGGTAACCAAACTGGAAACCTTTATTGAACAACTGGAAGGTATAAAAGAAATAAGCTGA